Proteins encoded by one window of Streptomyces uncialis:
- a CDS encoding type II secretion system F family protein: MSGAAAVAGPGGGIRSPNAPTARRGRGEDGRGREAAVSGGGERGRRGTEVVRRWAPVLGVGCAAFLFVEGAAGLVAGVLAGAGAWWAGRRVGSAAEGPDLTRVAGELPLAADLLGACVAAGAEPVSAARAVGDALGGPVGVCLARGAAEVRLGAGPAYAWRELAALPDGAGLARLLERAGDSGAPAAAPVARYAAQARARWSRTATARARRAGVLVTAPVGLCFLPAFVVVGVLPVVVGLAGRLLAGGDG, translated from the coding sequence ATGAGCGGGGCGGCGGCTGTGGCCGGTCCGGGCGGGGGGATTCGGAGTCCGAACGCTCCGACTGCGAGGCGGGGGCGGGGCGAGGACGGCCGGGGGAGGGAGGCCGCGGTGAGCGGTGGCGGTGAGCGGGGACGGCGTGGGACGGAGGTCGTGCGGAGGTGGGCGCCGGTGCTGGGCGTCGGGTGTGCCGCGTTCCTGTTCGTGGAGGGTGCGGCCGGGCTCGTGGCCGGGGTGCTCGCCGGAGCCGGGGCGTGGTGGGCCGGGCGGCGGGTGGGCTCGGCGGCCGAGGGACCGGACCTGACGCGGGTAGCGGGTGAACTTCCGCTCGCGGCGGATCTCCTGGGCGCGTGCGTGGCCGCGGGTGCCGAGCCGGTCAGCGCGGCACGGGCGGTCGGTGACGCGCTGGGCGGGCCGGTCGGGGTGTGCCTGGCCCGGGGTGCGGCGGAGGTGCGGTTGGGCGCCGGACCGGCGTACGCCTGGCGGGAGTTGGCGGCGCTGCCGGACGGGGCGGGGCTGGCCCGGCTGCTGGAGCGCGCGGGGGACTCGGGGGCGCCGGCGGCAGCGCCGGTGGCCCGGTACGCGGCCCAGGCCCGGGCGCGGTGGAGTCGCACCGCGACGGCGCGGGCCCGGCGGGCGGGGGTGCTGGTCACGGCGCCGGTGGGGCTGTGTTTCCTGCCCGCGTTCGTGGTCGTCGGGGTGCTGCCGGTGGTGGTCGGCCTGGCGGGGCGGCTGTTGGCGGGAGGTGACGGATGA
- a CDS encoding HAD family hydrolase: MLGLVENHSLPRTAAFFDLDKTVIAKSSALTFSKSFYHGGLINRRAVLRTAYAQFVFLAGGADHDQMERMREYLSALCRGWNVQQVKEIVAETLHDLIDPIIYDEAASLIEEHHTAGRDVVIVSTSGSEVVEPIGELLGADRVVATRLVVGDDGCFTGEVEYYAYGPTKAEAIKDLARTEGYDLARCYAYSDSMTDLPMLRSVGHPHAVNPDRALRREALARDWPILDFHRPVRLKQRLPALKVPPRPALVAAAAVGAAAATAGLVWYASKRRPVPS, translated from the coding sequence ATGCTCGGGCTCGTGGAAAACCACTCGCTGCCCCGCACGGCCGCCTTCTTTGACCTGGACAAGACGGTCATTGCGAAGTCGAGCGCGCTCACCTTCAGCAAGTCCTTCTATCACGGTGGCCTGATCAACCGGCGGGCCGTACTGCGTACCGCCTACGCCCAGTTCGTGTTCCTCGCGGGCGGCGCCGACCACGACCAGATGGAGCGCATGCGGGAGTACCTGTCCGCGCTCTGCCGGGGGTGGAACGTGCAGCAGGTCAAGGAGATCGTCGCCGAGACCCTGCACGACCTCATCGACCCGATCATCTACGACGAGGCCGCCTCCCTCATCGAGGAGCACCACACCGCCGGACGGGACGTCGTGATCGTCTCCACCTCCGGCTCGGAGGTGGTGGAGCCGATCGGTGAACTGCTCGGCGCGGACCGCGTGGTGGCCACCCGGCTGGTCGTCGGTGACGACGGCTGCTTCACCGGCGAGGTCGAGTACTACGCGTACGGCCCCACCAAGGCGGAGGCGATCAAGGACCTGGCGCGGACGGAGGGTTACGACCTCGCGCGCTGCTACGCGTACAGCGACTCCATGACGGATCTGCCGATGCTCCGGTCCGTCGGCCATCCGCACGCCGTCAACCCGGACCGCGCGCTGCGCCGCGAGGCCCTGGCCCGGGACTGGCCGATTCTCGACTTCCACCGGCCCGTACGGCTCAAGCAGCGCCTCCCCGCACTGAAGGTCCCGCCCCGCCCGGCGCTGGTCGCCGCGGCGGCGGTCGGAGCGGCGGCGGCCACGGCCGGACTGGTCTGGTACGCCAGCAAACGGCGTCCCGTACCGAGCTGA
- a CDS encoding type II secretion system F family protein, whose protein sequence is MAGGSVGVLIGGASGGSARGRVGVTVRRWGAVVAGRVGHEVWVLVVGAVVALAGRSPLPLLLGAAAMPVTRRALRARAQRAARDRRADEVIALCGALVGEMRAGRHPGEALSEVARAPDGGLGAARTTVLAAARFGGDVPGELTAAARESGAEGLVGLAVCWRVAVDQGAGLAAGLERLEAALRAERDQRAELRAQLAGARATAVMLAGLPVVGLLLGAALGAEPLRVLLHTGPGLVCLAVGGALEVTGLWWASRIVRGAEVG, encoded by the coding sequence CTGGCCGGTGGGTCGGTCGGCGTGCTGATCGGTGGGGCGTCCGGTGGGTCGGCGCGTGGGCGGGTAGGTGTGACGGTCCGTCGGTGGGGGGCTGTTGTGGCGGGGCGGGTCGGGCACGAGGTGTGGGTGCTGGTTGTGGGGGCCGTGGTCGCGCTCGCCGGGCGGTCACCGCTGCCGTTGCTGCTCGGGGCGGCCGCCATGCCCGTGACGCGACGTGCGCTGCGTGCCCGAGCTCAGCGGGCGGCACGCGACCGGCGGGCCGACGAGGTGATCGCCCTGTGCGGCGCCCTGGTCGGTGAGATGCGCGCCGGACGGCATCCAGGCGAGGCCCTGTCCGAGGTCGCCCGCGCCCCGGACGGCGGGCTCGGCGCGGCCCGTACCACCGTGCTCGCCGCGGCCCGCTTCGGCGGGGACGTGCCGGGCGAACTCACCGCGGCGGCCCGGGAGTCCGGTGCGGAGGGGCTCGTGGGACTGGCCGTGTGCTGGCGGGTGGCCGTGGACCAGGGCGCGGGGCTCGCCGCCGGACTGGAGCGCCTGGAGGCAGCCTTGCGCGCCGAGCGGGACCAGCGCGCCGAACTGCGCGCGCAGTTGGCGGGTGCGCGGGCCACCGCCGTGATGCTCGCGGGCCTTCCCGTGGTGGGGCTGCTGCTCGGCGCCGCGTTGGGGGCGGAGCCGCTGAGGGTGCTGCTGCACACCGGTCCCGGTTTGGTGTGCCTCGCGGTGGGCGGCGCGCTGGAGGTCACGGGGCTCTGGTGGGCCTCCCGGATCGTGCGGGGGGCAGAGGTGGGGTGA
- a CDS encoding TadE family type IV pilus minor pilin: MTAEAAVALPVLAVFTMALVWALLAAAAQIQCVDAARIGARAAAREDPEAAVVVAARRAAPAGARVSVRRDGDLVRVRVSAPAPGPDVLPLWLRHTAVAPAEDPAVTVAGEVGVLERAGGGVGER; the protein is encoded by the coding sequence GTGACGGCGGAGGCGGCGGTCGCGTTGCCCGTGCTGGCGGTGTTCACGATGGCGCTGGTGTGGGCGCTGCTCGCCGCGGCGGCACAGATCCAGTGCGTGGACGCGGCTCGGATCGGCGCGAGGGCCGCCGCCCGGGAGGACCCGGAGGCCGCTGTCGTCGTGGCGGCGCGCCGGGCGGCGCCCGCGGGCGCCAGGGTCTCGGTGCGCCGGGACGGTGATCTGGTGCGGGTGCGTGTCAGCGCCCCCGCCCCGGGGCCCGACGTGCTTCCACTGTGGCTGCGGCACACGGCGGTGGCGCCGGCGGAGGACCCGGCCGTGACGGTTGCCGGTGAAGTGGGGGTCCTTGAGCGGGCAGGGGGCGGGGTCGGTGAGCGGTGA
- a CDS encoding Rv3654c family TadE-like protein: MSGASGASGACRGGRRHGRDRGAATVWAVMAVAVLGLVFGVLLAMGHAMVVRHKAAGAADLAALAAAEHWMAGQAGACARARVVAGAQEGRLVRCVLNGEVVEVTAAVGEGMFAAEMRSRAGPATVPLPGVR, translated from the coding sequence TTGTCCGGTGCGTCCGGTGCGTCCGGTGCGTGTCGCGGGGGTCGCCGTCACGGCAGGGATCGGGGCGCGGCGACTGTGTGGGCGGTCATGGCGGTCGCCGTCCTGGGGTTGGTCTTCGGGGTGCTTCTGGCCATGGGTCACGCGATGGTGGTCCGTCACAAGGCGGCGGGGGCGGCCGATCTGGCCGCGCTCGCCGCGGCGGAGCACTGGATGGCGGGGCAGGCGGGGGCGTGCGCGCGGGCCCGGGTGGTGGCCGGGGCGCAGGAGGGGCGGTTGGTGCGGTGCGTGCTGAACGGCGAGGTGGTGGAGGTGACGGCCGCGGTGGGCGAGGGCATGTTCGCCGCCGAGATGAGATCCCGGGCGGGCCCGGCGACGGTGCCTCTGCCGGGGGTGCGTTGA
- a CDS encoding DUF4244 domain-containing protein: MRKVRGAVVAVRRRHGHGDGDGHGDGRRHGHGDGGIVTSEYAMGLIAAVGFAGVLYKVVTSAQVSAALQGVVQKALDVQF; this comes from the coding sequence ATGAGGAAGGTGCGGGGTGCGGTGGTCGCGGTGCGCCGACGCCACGGCCACGGGGACGGGGACGGCCACGGGGACGGCCGACGCCACGGCCACGGGGACGGCGGGATCGTCACCTCGGAGTACGCGATGGGACTCATCGCGGCGGTGGGGTTCGCCGGGGTGCTCTACAAGGTGGTGACCAGCGCGCAGGTGAGTGCCGCGCTGCAAGGGGTCGTCCAGAAGGCGCTCGATGTCCAGTTCTGA
- a CDS encoding TadA family conjugal transfer-associated ATPase has protein sequence MTAVVGERLLDGVRQWLARSGLEATPAHVAEALRAQSVVLGDAEVLGTARRLRSELVGTGPLDSLLTDPAVTDVLVSAPDRVWADRGRGLQLTDITFPDPGAVRRLAQRLAAAAGRRLDDARPWVDARLPDGTRLHAVLPPVAVGSTCLSLRVARPQAFTLTELVAAGTVPPGGDRFLRALLDARLSYLISGGTGTGKTTLLSTLLGLVAADERIVLAEDSAELRPDHPHVVRLEARPANQEGAGLVTLRDLVRQALRMRPDRLVVGEVRGPEVLDLLAALNTGHEGGSGTVHANTAADVPARLEALATAAGLDRAALHSQLAAAVAVVLHLVRDRQGRRRVAEVRVLERAPSGLVVTVPALRWGPDAFTPDTGWRRLRARLGDAL, from the coding sequence ATGACCGCGGTGGTCGGCGAGCGCCTGCTCGACGGCGTACGTCAGTGGCTCGCCCGCAGCGGCCTCGAAGCCACGCCCGCACATGTCGCCGAGGCGCTCCGGGCGCAGTCCGTCGTCCTCGGGGACGCCGAGGTCCTCGGCACGGCGAGGCGGCTCAGGTCCGAGCTGGTCGGCACCGGGCCGCTGGACTCCCTGCTCACCGACCCGGCGGTCACCGACGTGCTTGTCTCGGCACCCGACCGCGTATGGGCCGACCGGGGCCGCGGCCTCCAGCTCACCGACATCACCTTCCCCGACCCGGGCGCCGTCCGCCGGCTCGCGCAACGCCTGGCGGCGGCGGCCGGACGCCGGCTCGACGACGCCCGCCCCTGGGTCGACGCCCGGCTTCCCGACGGCACTCGGCTGCACGCGGTGCTGCCGCCGGTCGCCGTCGGCTCCACCTGTCTGTCCCTGCGGGTCGCCCGCCCCCAGGCATTCACCCTCACCGAACTCGTCGCGGCCGGGACGGTGCCCCCGGGCGGCGACCGCTTCCTGCGCGCCCTGCTGGACGCCCGGCTCTCCTACCTGATCAGCGGCGGCACCGGCACAGGCAAGACCACCCTGCTCAGCACCCTCCTCGGCCTCGTGGCGGCCGACGAGCGCATCGTCCTCGCCGAGGACTCCGCGGAGCTGCGCCCCGACCATCCCCATGTGGTCCGGCTGGAGGCCCGCCCGGCCAACCAGGAGGGCGCGGGGCTGGTGACCCTGCGGGACTTGGTGCGGCAGGCCCTGCGGATGCGACCGGACCGCCTTGTCGTCGGGGAGGTCCGGGGCCCCGAGGTCCTCGACCTGCTCGCCGCGCTCAACACCGGCCACGAGGGCGGCTCGGGCACGGTCCACGCGAACACCGCGGCGGACGTACCGGCCCGCCTCGAAGCCCTCGCCACCGCCGCCGGACTCGACCGCGCGGCCCTGCACAGCCAGCTCGCGGCGGCGGTGGCGGTCGTGCTGCACCTCGTACGCGACCGTCAGGGCCGCCGACGGGTCGCCGAGGTACGGGTCCTGGAACGCGCCCCCTCCGGCCTGGTCGTGACGGTGCCCGCCCTGCGCTGGGGGCCCGACGCGTTCACCCCCGACACCGGATGGCGACGCCTGAGGGCCCGCCTCGGGGACGCCCTGTGA
- the ssd gene encoding septum site-determining protein Ssd, which produces MEPVGPLILTEDGPLLDDLLRLCAAAGARAQVRHGPPDRDRWESAPLVIVGDDAAARLRGSGRRRGVVLVSRAPESPELWRHAVEVGADHALVLPDGEKWLVDRIADVAEGAGCPALTVGVLGGSGGAGASTLACALALTSARAGRRTLLVDADPLGGGLDIMLGAEEAEGLRWPAFAGSRGRVGGGALEEALPALHGLRVLSWDRGEPVPVPSQAVRAVLAAARRGGGSVVVDLPRHADDNASEALAQLDLALIVVPATLPAVAAAGRTAAAVRPVLRDLRAVVRPARRDRSGRVPDGAEVARLLGLPYAGELPHDPGLPAAQDTGRPPGHDPRGPLARFGTAFWQQLVPGPDGATS; this is translated from the coding sequence GTGGAGCCCGTCGGCCCACTGATCCTCACGGAGGACGGCCCGCTGCTCGACGACCTGCTGAGGCTGTGCGCCGCGGCCGGGGCGAGGGCTCAGGTACGGCACGGCCCGCCGGACCGCGACCGCTGGGAGAGCGCGCCCCTCGTCATCGTCGGTGACGACGCGGCGGCCCGGCTGCGGGGCTCCGGCCGCAGGCGCGGAGTGGTCCTGGTCAGCCGGGCCCCGGAGTCCCCGGAGCTGTGGCGGCACGCGGTCGAGGTCGGCGCCGATCACGCGCTCGTCCTCCCGGATGGCGAGAAATGGTTGGTCGACCGGATCGCGGACGTCGCCGAAGGCGCCGGCTGCCCCGCCCTCACCGTCGGCGTCCTCGGCGGCAGCGGCGGTGCCGGAGCCTCCACCCTCGCCTGCGCCCTCGCGCTCACCTCGGCCCGGGCCGGGCGCCGCACCCTGCTGGTCGACGCCGACCCTCTCGGCGGCGGGCTGGACATCATGCTCGGCGCGGAGGAGGCCGAGGGCCTGCGCTGGCCCGCCTTCGCCGGATCACGGGGGCGGGTCGGCGGCGGCGCCCTGGAGGAGGCGCTGCCCGCGCTGCACGGTCTGCGGGTCCTCAGCTGGGACCGCGGGGAGCCGGTGCCCGTCCCGTCCCAGGCGGTGCGCGCCGTGCTCGCCGCCGCCCGCCGCGGCGGCGGCTCCGTCGTCGTGGATCTGCCACGCCACGCCGACGACAACGCCTCGGAAGCCCTCGCCCAACTCGACCTGGCCCTGATCGTGGTGCCCGCGACCCTTCCCGCCGTCGCCGCGGCGGGCCGGACGGCCGCCGCCGTCCGGCCCGTCCTGCGGGACCTGCGGGCCGTCGTCCGTCCGGCTCGCCGCGACCGCTCCGGCCGCGTACCCGACGGCGCCGAGGTCGCCCGGCTCCTCGGGCTGCCCTACGCGGGCGAACTGCCCCATGACCCCGGGCTCCCGGCCGCCCAGGACACCGGCCGCCCACCCGGGCACGATCCGCGCGGCCCGCTCGCCCGCTTCGGCACGGCCTTCTGGCAGCAGCTCGTCCCCGGACCGGACGGAGCGACGTCATGA